A stretch of the Oscillospiraceae bacterium genome encodes the following:
- a CDS encoding acyltransferase has translation MNNSEKLKPEISAYNVLLCILVIFIHVSSSPVTTLAKRTWQSAVVFMPWRLSAFCVQGFIFLSGLKHFLNYGTKPDYRKFYFSRIKRIIIPYIIWNIIYFSYYVLRGYIAYSPRDLGIYILNGSLVSPFYFIVIIIQFYALAPVWHKMVQKINPIFMLVLSAILTFLLGQYLPETIKLINPRWSICYNDRVFTTYLFYWVAGCYAGINYEKFVNIVRQNRVFITIWFSIITLTESILSYLSFSEIKPIYWIENIHYLYCVSAVLFFFMFFAAIYEKRSLDNKFIKAVNNASYDIYLIHCLFIYFINSTMNFIGISDIAITYFIRIIVVYSCSIGISILIGHVRTMITSRKHLKI, from the coding sequence ATGAACAACTCCGAAAAGCTTAAGCCCGAAATATCAGCTTATAATGTGCTGCTGTGCATATTGGTAATATTTATTCATGTATCTTCCTCACCTGTCACAACGCTTGCAAAAAGAACATGGCAATCCGCGGTTGTCTTTATGCCTTGGCGGCTTTCGGCTTTTTGTGTTCAGGGCTTTATTTTTTTAAGCGGATTGAAGCATTTTCTGAATTACGGAACAAAACCCGATTATAGAAAATTTTATTTCTCGAGAATTAAAAGAATCATCATTCCATATATCATTTGGAATATTATCTATTTTTCTTATTATGTTTTGAGAGGCTATATTGCGTATTCTCCGCGTGATCTCGGTATTTATATTTTAAACGGCAGCCTTGTCAGCCCTTTTTATTTCATCGTAATAATTATTCAGTTTTATGCCCTGGCGCCGGTATGGCATAAGATGGTTCAGAAAATTAATCCGATCTTCATGCTTGTCTTATCTGCCATACTCACATTTTTATTAGGACAATATTTGCCTGAAACAATAAAGCTCATCAATCCCCGATGGAGCATCTGCTATAACGACAGAGTGTTTACAACCTACTTGTTCTATTGGGTGGCAGGATGCTATGCAGGAATAAATTACGAAAAATTTGTCAATATTGTCAGGCAAAATCGCGTCTTCATAACAATATGGTTTTCAATAATTACGCTTACCGAGTCAATATTGAGTTACCTGTCCTTTTCCGAAATCAAACCAATATACTGGATTGAAAATATTCACTATCTGTATTGTGTCAGCGCGGTTTTGTTCTTTTTCATGTTTTTTGCGGCGATTTATGAAAAGCGGTCGCTTGATAATAAGTTCATAAAGGCTGTCAATAATGCCAGCTATGACATCTACTTGATTCATTGTCTTTTTATCTATTTTATAAACAGCACAATGAATTTTATAGGGATTAGTGACATAGCCATAACTTATTTCATAAGAATTATTGTTGTATATTCATGCTCAATAG